From Polynucleobacter sp. MWH-Braz-FAM2G, a single genomic window includes:
- a CDS encoding peptidylprolyl isomerase yields MTKLTVLPNSYLTLNYRLTLPNGEDYINTFVDRPATVLMGSGQFAPCFEKVLLGLGVGEKKSAVLAPEESFGERKEDLVQWVSLKALKEGRDDDVEFNPGDVIEFNAPGGAQYAGVLQSIDAEGAWFDFNHPLAGRPVTFEAEIVAIL; encoded by the coding sequence ATGACTAAGCTTACTGTTTTGCCTAATTCCTATTTGACTCTCAACTATCGGCTCACTCTGCCTAATGGGGAGGATTACATCAACACCTTTGTTGATCGTCCTGCTACGGTTTTGATGGGGTCTGGACAATTTGCTCCTTGTTTTGAAAAGGTATTGCTAGGTTTAGGTGTTGGCGAGAAAAAAAGTGCAGTACTTGCGCCCGAAGAAAGTTTTGGCGAGCGTAAAGAAGACTTAGTGCAGTGGGTTTCTTTGAAAGCGCTTAAAGAAGGTCGCGATGATGATGTCGAATTTAATCCTGGTGATGTGATTGAATTCAATGCACCTGGTGGTGCTCAATATGCGGGTGTATTGCAATCGATTGATGCAGAGGGTGCGTGGTTTGACTTTAATCATCCTCTTGCAGGCAGGCCCGTGACCTTTGAAGCAGAAATTGTGGCGATTCTGTAA
- the radC gene encoding DNA repair protein RadC, producing MHSPISNWPKNEQPREKLRLNGAATLSDAELLAIFLRVGVKGKSAVTLAKDLLHHFGSLPRLLASTPEELTRIHGMGISKWSQIQAAYELVKRSLKENLSTDPIFSSPNHVREFLQVKIGRLPHEVFLCLYLDSRLHLIECDELFRGSITQTAIYPREILKEALAKNASALIVAHNHPSGNPLPSEADQELTKVLINALQLVDIQLLDHCIVSGSGFFSFSDAGLMNN from the coding sequence GTGCATTCCCCGATAAGCAACTGGCCAAAAAATGAACAACCCAGAGAGAAATTACGCCTAAATGGGGCAGCAACACTCTCAGACGCAGAATTATTGGCCATCTTCTTGCGAGTGGGGGTCAAGGGCAAAAGCGCAGTAACTCTAGCCAAGGATCTACTCCATCATTTTGGAAGCCTACCCAGGCTACTAGCGTCCACCCCTGAAGAATTAACACGCATTCACGGCATGGGAATCTCCAAATGGTCGCAAATTCAAGCTGCCTATGAACTGGTTAAGCGCAGTCTTAAAGAAAACTTGAGTACAGACCCTATTTTTTCCTCACCAAACCATGTTAGAGAGTTCTTGCAGGTCAAAATTGGACGACTACCCCATGAGGTATTTCTGTGCCTTTATTTAGACTCTCGATTACATCTCATTGAATGTGATGAACTTTTTAGGGGCTCCATTACCCAAACAGCTATTTACCCCCGAGAAATCCTCAAGGAAGCCTTGGCTAAAAATGCCAGCGCCCTGATCGTGGCTCACAATCACCCCAGCGGCAATCCTCTTCCTAGCGAAGCAGACCAAGAACTCACCAAGGTGCTTATTAATGCCCTGCAATTAGTAGATATTCAGCTTTTGGATCACTGCATTGTGAGTGGTAGCGGATTTTTCTCGTTTTCCGATGCAGGCCTTATGAATAATTAG
- the rpmB gene encoding 50S ribosomal protein L28: MAKVCQVTGKKPMVGNNVSHANNKTKRRFLPNLQNRRFWVESENRWISLRLTNAGLRVIDKNGIDAVLSDLRARGEI; the protein is encoded by the coding sequence ATGGCAAAAGTTTGCCAAGTCACTGGGAAGAAGCCGATGGTTGGCAACAATGTATCCCATGCAAACAATAAAACAAAGCGTCGCTTTTTGCCGAATTTGCAAAACCGTCGTTTCTGGGTTGAATCTGAAAACCGTTGGATTAGCTTGCGCTTAACCAATGCTGGTTTGCGCGTAATCGACAAGAACGGCATCGATGCTGTGTTGTCTGATCTCCGTGCACGTGGCGAAATTTAA
- the rpmG gene encoding 50S ribosomal protein L33, which produces MAKGGREKIKLESSAGTGHFYTTSKNKRTKPEKMEIMKFDPTIRKHVAYKETKLK; this is translated from the coding sequence ATGGCTAAAGGCGGCAGAGAAAAAATCAAGTTGGAGTCATCAGCAGGTACTGGTCACTTCTACACTACTTCAAAAAACAAGCGTACTAAGCCTGAGAAAATGGAGATCATGAAATTTGATCCAACCATTCGCAAGCACGTCGCTTACAAAGAAACAAAGCTCAAGTAA
- a CDS encoding acyl-CoA desaturase: MNTVSGFDLFLHWLANGYLDWSWWQITIFTLVATHITIAAVTIFLHRCQAHRALDLHPVVSHFFRFWLWLTTGMVTKEWAAIHRKHHAKCETVDDPHSPQVLGINTVLYQGAELYKKEAKNKETLEKYGHGTPDDWLEHNIYSKFSWQGVAIMLIIDVVLFGAIGLTVWAVQMLWIPITAAGIINGIGHYWGYRNFDCEDASRNIVPWGILIGGEELHNNHHTFATSAKLSNKWYEFDIGWMYIKLMSAVGLATVKKTPPKPVLSDLRPADQNTLEAIIANRYEIMARYSKTLRSFFSNEVQHMQVLAAHLSDARTWLAKDESRLTEQEKANLEELMATNAQLRKMIEMRRELQAIWGRSSASREQLLAQLHAWCQRAEESGLSNLRDFSLRLRRYA; the protein is encoded by the coding sequence TTGAATACAGTTTCAGGTTTTGATTTGTTTCTCCACTGGCTTGCTAATGGATATTTGGATTGGTCATGGTGGCAAATTACCATTTTTACTCTGGTAGCAACCCACATCACGATTGCCGCAGTCACTATTTTCTTGCACCGTTGCCAGGCGCATCGCGCCTTGGACCTGCACCCAGTTGTTTCTCATTTCTTCCGATTTTGGCTTTGGTTAACCACGGGGATGGTTACTAAAGAGTGGGCCGCCATTCACCGCAAGCACCATGCTAAATGTGAAACTGTTGATGATCCCCATAGTCCACAAGTTTTAGGGATTAATACCGTTCTCTACCAAGGTGCTGAGCTCTATAAAAAAGAAGCAAAAAATAAAGAGACTCTAGAGAAGTATGGCCATGGCACTCCAGACGACTGGCTTGAACACAATATTTATTCCAAGTTTTCTTGGCAGGGTGTAGCCATCATGCTCATCATTGATGTGGTGTTGTTTGGTGCGATTGGCCTAACTGTTTGGGCGGTTCAAATGCTATGGATTCCAATTACTGCCGCTGGCATCATTAATGGAATCGGTCACTATTGGGGTTATCGTAATTTTGATTGCGAAGATGCCTCTAGAAATATTGTGCCGTGGGGAATTTTGATTGGTGGTGAAGAGCTCCATAACAATCACCATACTTTTGCAACAAGTGCAAAGCTCTCAAACAAATGGTACGAATTTGATATTGGTTGGATGTACATCAAGCTCATGAGCGCTGTTGGCTTGGCTACTGTGAAGAAGACTCCGCCTAAGCCTGTGCTAAGCGATTTACGTCCAGCAGATCAAAATACTTTAGAAGCCATCATTGCAAACCGCTATGAAATCATGGCGCGCTATAGTAAGACGCTACGCAGCTTCTTTAGCAATGAAGTTCAGCATATGCAGGTTTTGGCAGCGCATTTAAGCGATGCACGCACCTGGTTGGCCAAAGACGAGTCTCGTTTGACTGAGCAAGAGAAGGCAAACCTTGAAGAGCTGATGGCAACTAATGCTCAGTTACGCAAGATGATTGAAATGCGCCGTGAACTGCAAGCAATTTGGGGCCGTTCTTCGGCTTCGAGAGAGCAGCTTCTTGCGCAGTTACATGCATGGTGTCAACGCGCCGAAGAAAGTGGTTTAAGTAACTTGCGCGATTTCTCTCTGAGGTTGCGTCGCTACGCTTGA
- a CDS encoding RsmB/NOP family class I SAM-dependent RNA methyltransferase: protein MSAERPTRKPGKRLAPHKSYAAKSKDPLRRPERRNASGNLIAPEGQKNFSNAKALPQHAIHLERLLPELLKFDQPADRVVSRYFRTEPQLGNRDRALIAESAFAILRRKNEFSQFASSGEGSQARRLALLGLLSALSEGGLGSANRAESAIADLAHVLKPGEYEWLQRFAMVDPAALNPLVRNNLPEWLWDAFGEYPGKESREELAKSLMHPALLDLRANTMKTNREELLAQMNALGGRYQAIPTPYAPDGVRIMGKPALQNTAGFKAGMFEVQDEGSQLLAYLLAPKRGEMVVDFCAGAGGKTLAIGALMRSTGRLYALDTSERRLANLKPRQARSGLSNVYPVWIDSENDAKIKRLAGKIDRVLVDAPCSGMGTLRRNPDLKWRQTPDGVLELNQKQMSILSSAARLLKPGGRLVYATCSLLPQENQAIAEDFLAKHPQFEAVPAAEVLKPLFPKDKLPLGCIPDNPWWQLWPHIHGTDGFFGAVFQKKALAQTSILNKDDQKTTKVKNKKSAEELK from the coding sequence ATGAGCGCAGAACGTCCAACCCGTAAGCCCGGCAAGAGACTTGCTCCGCATAAAAGTTACGCAGCGAAATCGAAAGATCCATTGCGACGTCCCGAACGTCGTAATGCCAGCGGTAATTTGATTGCACCAGAAGGCCAAAAGAATTTTTCAAACGCAAAAGCTTTGCCGCAGCATGCGATTCATCTTGAGCGATTGCTGCCCGAATTGCTCAAATTTGATCAGCCTGCCGACCGAGTAGTCAGCCGTTATTTCCGAACAGAACCTCAGCTTGGTAACCGCGATCGTGCTTTGATTGCTGAAAGTGCATTTGCTATTTTGCGTCGAAAAAATGAGTTCTCTCAATTTGCCTCCAGTGGCGAGGGTTCTCAGGCTAGACGCTTAGCTCTATTGGGTTTGCTGTCTGCTTTGTCTGAAGGTGGCTTAGGTTCCGCGAATCGGGCAGAGAGTGCTATTGCTGATTTGGCGCATGTACTGAAGCCAGGTGAATATGAATGGTTGCAGCGTTTTGCAATGGTTGATCCCGCCGCATTAAATCCGCTCGTTCGTAATAATTTACCTGAATGGTTGTGGGATGCATTTGGTGAATATCCCGGCAAAGAAAGTCGTGAGGAATTAGCGAAGTCTTTAATGCATCCAGCTCTCCTAGATTTGCGTGCGAACACCATGAAAACCAATCGCGAGGAATTGTTGGCGCAGATGAATGCATTGGGTGGACGTTATCAGGCAATCCCCACTCCATATGCACCTGATGGTGTACGCATTATGGGTAAGCCTGCTTTACAAAACACTGCTGGATTTAAGGCTGGCATGTTTGAAGTCCAAGATGAAGGTAGTCAACTCCTGGCCTATCTCCTTGCGCCTAAACGTGGTGAGATGGTTGTGGACTTTTGTGCTGGCGCCGGTGGAAAGACCTTGGCGATTGGAGCGCTTATGCGCTCTACAGGTCGTTTGTACGCTTTGGATACATCGGAGCGTCGTTTGGCCAATTTGAAGCCAAGACAGGCGCGCAGCGGGCTTTCTAACGTGTATCCTGTGTGGATAGATAGTGAAAATGACGCCAAGATCAAACGTCTAGCTGGAAAAATTGACCGCGTTCTAGTTGATGCCCCTTGTAGTGGCATGGGCACCTTGCGACGCAATCCAGATTTAAAGTGGCGCCAAACTCCCGATGGGGTTTTAGAGCTCAATCAAAAGCAGATGAGCATATTGTCTTCTGCGGCCCGCTTATTAAAACCTGGTGGACGCTTGGTTTATGCCACCTGTAGTCTATTGCCTCAGGAGAATCAAGCTATTGCTGAGGACTTTCTGGCAAAACACCCGCAATTTGAGGCTGTTCCAGCAGCAGAAGTTCTTAAGCCATTGTTTCCAAAGGATAAATTACCTTTAGGATGCATTCCTGATAATCCTTGGTGGCAGTTATGGCCGCATATTCACGGAACAGATGGTTTTTTTGGCGCTGTCTTTCAAAAGAAGGCTTTAGCTCAGACGTCGATATTGAATAAAGATGATCAAAAGACGACTAAGGTCAAAAACAAGAAGTCTGCTGAAGAACTAAAATAG
- the purN gene encoding phosphoribosylglycinamide formyltransferase produces MPSIVTLISGRGSNFEAIVKTAQKEHWPVTFAGVIANHSAAKGLDFARSQGIPAYVIEHKEHPSRESFDRALIEQIDALGADLVVLAGFMRILTPGFIRHFEGRLINIHPALLPAFPGLHTHERALEAGVKEHGATVHFVNEGVDEGPIICQASVPVLEGDNPDVLAARVLAAEHQIYPRAVKWFLDGRLRIEGNQVKLQPPESQFFKL; encoded by the coding sequence ATGCCTTCTATCGTTACCTTAATCTCAGGCCGCGGATCTAATTTCGAAGCCATTGTCAAAACCGCTCAAAAAGAGCATTGGCCAGTCACTTTCGCGGGGGTGATCGCCAATCATTCTGCGGCTAAAGGCCTTGATTTTGCTCGCTCTCAGGGCATTCCAGCTTATGTAATTGAACATAAGGAGCATCCGAGTCGAGAATCCTTTGATAGGGCTCTAATTGAGCAGATTGATGCTTTAGGGGCTGATTTGGTGGTTCTAGCAGGCTTTATGAGAATTTTGACACCTGGGTTTATTCGTCATTTTGAGGGCCGATTAATCAATATTCACCCCGCCTTATTGCCTGCTTTCCCTGGCTTGCATACTCATGAGCGCGCTTTGGAGGCTGGAGTGAAAGAGCATGGGGCTACTGTCCACTTTGTCAATGAGGGGGTGGATGAGGGTCCTATTATTTGTCAGGCCTCAGTTCCAGTGCTGGAGGGCGATAATCCGGACGTCTTGGCAGCCCGTGTTTTGGCTGCTGAACATCAAATATATCCGCGGGCCGTAAAATGGTTCCTTGATGGACGATTGCGAATAGAAGGTAATCAAGTGAAGTTACAACCCCCAGAATCGCAATTTTTTAAATTATGA
- a CDS encoding bifunctional riboflavin kinase/FAD synthetase produces MNVFRGPNQFSAGQACALTIGNFDGVHRGHRALLKELVDGAKERGLISCVMTFEPHPKEFFSPEQAPPRILNLRDKLAALAGLGIDRVVVEHFNTAFSKLSPEEFVAEIIVKRLNTKWILIGDDFCYGAKRAGNFASLKAAGEKFGFEVSSIQTVQENGERISSSALRSALANGDMKLAEILLGRPYAISGHVIHGQQLGRQLGFPTLNLAVANHLHHRKPATTGIFTAQVVGLADNPLPAVASLGVRPTVEDQGRVLLETHIFDYQQDVYGKIITVELLEKIRDEEKYDNLDALTNAIAADAKHARNYFQKKAYV; encoded by the coding sequence GTGAACGTATTCCGTGGCCCCAACCAGTTTTCTGCAGGACAAGCTTGTGCCTTAACCATCGGCAATTTCGATGGCGTGCACAGGGGTCATCGCGCCCTACTCAAAGAGCTAGTGGATGGCGCCAAGGAACGCGGCCTGATAAGTTGCGTGATGACATTTGAGCCGCATCCCAAGGAATTCTTTTCTCCAGAGCAAGCCCCACCACGCATTCTCAATTTGCGCGATAAATTAGCTGCACTTGCAGGGCTCGGCATCGACCGAGTTGTAGTGGAGCATTTCAATACGGCTTTTTCGAAACTCTCACCTGAAGAGTTTGTCGCCGAAATTATTGTGAAGCGCTTAAATACAAAATGGATTTTGATCGGTGATGATTTTTGCTATGGAGCAAAACGTGCTGGTAATTTTGCAAGCTTAAAAGCTGCTGGTGAAAAATTTGGTTTTGAAGTTTCTAGCATCCAAACTGTTCAAGAAAATGGCGAGCGGATTTCAAGCTCTGCTTTGCGTTCTGCCTTAGCCAATGGTGATATGAAATTAGCCGAAATATTATTGGGTCGCCCTTACGCAATTTCTGGACATGTGATTCATGGTCAACAGCTTGGGCGTCAATTGGGCTTTCCAACCCTAAACCTAGCAGTAGCAAACCATCTGCATCATCGCAAACCAGCGACTACAGGTATATTCACTGCGCAAGTAGTAGGTTTGGCTGACAATCCCCTGCCTGCCGTGGCTAGTTTAGGAGTAAGGCCTACTGTTGAAGATCAAGGTCGCGTACTTCTTGAGACGCACATCTTTGATTACCAACAAGATGTTTACGGAAAAATTATCACCGTTGAACTCTTAGAAAAAATTCGTGACGAGGAAAAGTACGACAACCTCGATGCGCTTACCAATGCTATTGCGGCAGATGCAAAGCATGCCAGAAATTATTTCCAGAAAAAAGCTTATGTCTGA
- the ileS gene encoding isoleucine--tRNA ligase: MSRKKLMSDKENSYPVNLLDTSFPMRGDLAKREPQWVAQWQKNKIYEKIRAAHANQPKFILHDGPPYANGDIHIGHAVNKILKDMIVKSRWLMGFDSVYVPGWDCHGMPIEIQIEKEFGKNLPTAEVQSKARAYAHVQVEKQKKDFERLGVLGDWNNPYLTMNYRNEADEIRALGKIWEKGYVFRGLKPVNWCFDCGSALAEAEVEYQDKTDPTVDVGFAFDDAQRPLLAKAFGLSELPNKPGQIVIWTTTPWTIPANQAMNVHPELTYALVDVGDKLLILAKDRVEPCLLDYGLEGKVIATCNGAQLANISFWHPLASLHDGYKRLSPIYPAEYVTLDTGTGIVHSAPAYGEEDFKSCKANKLADKDILNPVMGNGVYASWLPLFANEYIWKANPKIVEAMREAGSLLRDKTYTHSYMHCWRHKSPIIYRATSQWFASMDKKPSDGKASLRESALAGIDSTEFFPAWGKQRLHSMIANRPDWTLSRQRQWGVPMAFFVHKESGEPHPRTIELLEEIAKRVEKEGIEAWQKLEVAELLGEEANQYEKNRDTLDVWFDSGTTHWHVIRGSHRDELLTATAETPDGRLADLYLEGSDQHRGWFHSSLLTGAMLDGKPPYKALLTHGFTVDGQGRKMSKSVGNVIAPQQVADKLGAEIIRLWVASTDYSGEMTISDEILKRVTESYRRIRNTLRFLLANLSDFDPSQHTMSADQWLEIDRYAVALANDLQNDIETHYKAYEFQPAVARMLTFCSEDLGGFYLDILKDRLYTSAPNSSDRRTAQNALFHITRNLLKWLSPFLSFTAEEAWKDFPHGSENKPAESIFMEEFGQFPEITHADELLAKWNRIREIRSEVTKAIEIEREAGNVGSSLQAELTIKVGDVDFAILHSLENDLRFVTITSSANIELSNQGLEVLVRGSQYKKCGRCWHHTKDVGNNTDHPELCSRCISNLFGDGDHRLFA; encoded by the coding sequence ATTTCCAGAAAAAAGCTTATGTCTGATAAAGAAAACTCTTATCCCGTAAACCTGCTTGACACATCGTTTCCAATGCGCGGAGACCTTGCAAAACGTGAACCGCAATGGGTAGCGCAATGGCAAAAAAATAAGATTTATGAAAAGATTCGCGCAGCCCATGCAAATCAACCAAAGTTTATTTTGCATGATGGGCCTCCTTACGCCAACGGTGATATTCATATTGGTCATGCCGTAAATAAGATTTTGAAAGACATGATTGTCAAATCTCGCTGGCTCATGGGCTTTGATTCCGTCTACGTTCCTGGCTGGGATTGCCATGGCATGCCAATCGAGATTCAGATTGAAAAAGAATTTGGCAAAAATCTACCGACCGCAGAAGTTCAATCTAAAGCCCGTGCTTATGCGCACGTTCAGGTAGAGAAGCAGAAGAAGGATTTTGAGCGCTTAGGAGTTTTGGGAGATTGGAATAACCCATACCTCACGATGAACTACCGTAACGAAGCTGATGAAATCCGCGCATTAGGCAAGATTTGGGAAAAAGGTTATGTTTTCCGCGGACTAAAACCGGTGAACTGGTGCTTTGATTGTGGTTCTGCACTTGCAGAAGCTGAAGTGGAGTACCAAGATAAAACTGACCCCACGGTCGATGTCGGTTTTGCTTTTGATGATGCGCAGCGTCCACTACTAGCCAAAGCTTTTGGACTCTCCGAGCTTCCCAATAAACCAGGTCAAATTGTGATCTGGACAACTACTCCGTGGACCATTCCTGCTAACCAAGCAATGAACGTCCACCCTGAGCTCACATATGCTCTCGTTGATGTTGGTGATAAGTTATTGATCCTCGCAAAAGATCGCGTAGAGCCTTGCTTACTAGACTATGGCTTGGAAGGTAAAGTAATTGCTACTTGCAACGGCGCCCAACTAGCTAACATTTCTTTCTGGCACCCCCTTGCATCGTTACATGATGGCTACAAGCGCCTCTCTCCAATTTATCCGGCTGAGTATGTCACCTTAGATACTGGTACTGGTATTGTGCATTCGGCGCCTGCTTATGGCGAGGAAGACTTTAAGTCTTGCAAAGCAAATAAACTTGCCGATAAAGATATTTTGAATCCAGTAATGGGTAATGGCGTGTATGCATCATGGTTACCTCTTTTTGCCAATGAGTACATCTGGAAGGCGAATCCCAAGATTGTCGAAGCTATGCGTGAAGCTGGCAGCCTGCTTAGAGATAAAACCTACACTCACTCTTACATGCATTGCTGGCGCCATAAGTCGCCCATTATCTATCGCGCAACCTCGCAATGGTTTGCAAGTATGGATAAAAAACCTTCAGATGGTAAGGCTAGCTTGCGGGAATCGGCCTTAGCAGGAATTGATAGCACCGAGTTTTTTCCAGCTTGGGGCAAACAACGCCTTCACAGCATGATTGCCAACCGTCCCGATTGGACCCTTTCTAGACAACGCCAATGGGGCGTTCCAATGGCCTTCTTTGTGCACAAGGAAAGTGGTGAGCCACATCCACGCACTATTGAGTTGCTTGAGGAAATTGCCAAGCGTGTAGAAAAGGAAGGTATTGAAGCTTGGCAAAAATTAGAGGTTGCTGAACTGCTTGGCGAAGAGGCAAATCAGTATGAAAAGAACCGTGACACTTTAGATGTGTGGTTTGACTCTGGTACAACGCACTGGCATGTGATTCGCGGTTCGCATCGCGACGAGTTATTAACTGCAACTGCAGAAACCCCAGACGGTCGCTTAGCAGACTTATACCTAGAAGGCTCAGATCAACATCGCGGCTGGTTTCATTCATCATTACTGACTGGTGCGATGCTCGACGGCAAGCCGCCATACAAAGCACTCCTCACTCATGGCTTCACCGTGGATGGTCAGGGTCGAAAAATGAGTAAGTCGGTAGGCAATGTCATCGCCCCACAACAAGTCGCAGACAAGCTAGGCGCTGAAATCATTCGTCTTTGGGTAGCCTCTACAGACTACTCGGGTGAAATGACTATCTCCGATGAGATTCTGAAGCGAGTGACTGAAAGTTATAGACGTATTCGCAATACCTTGCGCTTCTTGTTGGCCAACCTATCTGATTTTGATCCTAGCCAACATACGATGTCAGCGGACCAATGGCTTGAGATTGATCGCTATGCGGTAGCCCTTGCGAATGATTTGCAAAACGATATAGAAACGCATTACAAAGCATATGAATTCCAGCCTGCGGTTGCACGCATGTTGACTTTCTGTTCTGAGGATTTAGGCGGCTTCTATTTAGACATTCTTAAAGATCGTCTCTACACCAGCGCACCCAATTCATCTGATCGTCGCACTGCTCAGAATGCTCTATTTCATATTACTCGCAACCTTTTGAAGTGGCTGTCTCCATTTCTTTCCTTTACTGCTGAAGAAGCTTGGAAAGACTTTCCACATGGGTCAGAAAACAAACCTGCTGAATCCATATTTATGGAAGAATTTGGCCAGTTCCCAGAAATTACTCATGCTGATGAACTACTTGCAAAATGGAATCGCATTCGGGAAATTCGATCCGAAGTTACCAAAGCAATCGAAATAGAGCGTGAGGCAGGTAATGTTGGATCATCTTTACAAGCTGAACTCACAATTAAAGTGGGTGATGTAGATTTCGCTATTCTCCACTCGCTGGAAAATGACTTGCGTTTTGTCACGATTACTTCTAGCGCCAATATCGAACTTAGCAATCAAGGTCTAGAAGTTTTGGTGCGCGGCAGCCAATACAAAAAATGTGGTCGCTGCTGGCATCACACTAAAGATGTTGGGAACAATACTGATCATCCTGAATTATGCAGTCGCTGTATTAGCAACTTATTTGGTGATGGTGATCATCGCCTCTTTGCCTAA
- the lspA gene encoding signal peptidase II: MNSLTLLRYLAIATIVLLLDQLSKWSALSYLQMGVPDPVLPFMNWLLLFNPGAAFSFLAQGSGWQRWFFTILGIGASIYIIYLLYKSQSDKLLCIALSLILGGALGNVLDRFMYGAVVDFIDLYYGNWHWPAFNIADSAICIGAALIIWGELRKSFGKSAQSH, translated from the coding sequence ATGAATAGCCTAACCCTGCTTCGCTATCTCGCAATTGCCACGATCGTGCTCTTGCTTGATCAACTTAGCAAGTGGTCAGCGCTAAGTTATTTGCAAATGGGTGTACCCGATCCCGTACTACCTTTTATGAACTGGTTGCTTCTTTTTAACCCAGGTGCAGCATTTTCATTTTTAGCTCAAGGCTCTGGTTGGCAGCGCTGGTTCTTCACCATTCTTGGCATAGGCGCATCTATCTACATTATTTATTTGCTCTACAAAAGCCAAAGCGACAAACTACTCTGCATAGCCTTAAGCCTGATCCTAGGTGGGGCGCTTGGTAATGTCCTTGATCGATTCATGTATGGCGCAGTAGTGGACTTTATTGACCTCTATTACGGTAACTGGCATTGGCCAGCATTCAATATCGCTGATAGTGCTATCTGTATTGGTGCCGCCCTCATTATTTGGGGGGAGTTGCGCAAGTCATTTGGCAAATCTGCCCAATCCCATTAA
- the coaBC gene encoding bifunctional phosphopantothenoylcysteine decarboxylase/phosphopantothenate--cysteine ligase CoaBC, producing MQSLLNKKIVLGISGGIAAYKAPELARQLMQEGATVQVVMTEAAQQFVTPVTMQALTGNPVYLSQWDSTIPNNMAHIELSRSADAILIAPASADLMAKLSLGIADDLLTTLCLARDCPLLLTPAMNKQMWEHAATQRSAKRLMDDGVALLGPASGFQACGEVGMGRMLEPSEITEQVIAYFQKKSLAGKKILITAGPTFEAIDPVRGITNHSSGKMGFAIARAAIEAGAQVHLIAGPCDLETPLLATGQIIRTNVISAKEMHAATLSATDYDVFFAVAAVADWGIAKPAKEKMKRQGNQAPTLEFVANPDILLDVAKTVKTKSGKPYPYCVGFAAESTDLEKHATEKRKRKGIPMVVGNIGPDTFGSDLNQLLVVDSAGSKKIAKAEKLQLARQLIQLVAKKI from the coding sequence ATGCAATCACTTTTAAATAAAAAGATCGTTCTTGGAATCTCTGGCGGCATCGCAGCCTATAAGGCTCCCGAACTTGCACGTCAATTGATGCAAGAGGGCGCAACCGTTCAAGTGGTGATGACCGAAGCTGCACAGCAATTTGTAACTCCCGTGACAATGCAGGCCCTTACTGGAAACCCAGTTTATTTAAGTCAATGGGACAGCACTATTCCAAATAATATGGCGCATATTGAGTTATCGCGCTCTGCCGATGCCATTTTGATTGCGCCTGCGAGCGCTGATCTGATGGCTAAGCTTTCATTAGGTATAGCTGATGACCTATTAACAACGCTTTGTTTGGCGAGAGATTGTCCCCTGCTGCTAACCCCAGCAATGAATAAACAAATGTGGGAACATGCGGCTACCCAAAGAAGCGCAAAAAGACTAATGGATGATGGCGTTGCCCTTTTAGGCCCCGCAAGCGGCTTTCAAGCATGTGGGGAAGTGGGTATGGGCAGAATGCTCGAGCCATCAGAAATTACTGAGCAAGTCATTGCCTATTTCCAGAAAAAATCGCTAGCTGGCAAAAAGATATTAATAACAGCAGGGCCCACGTTTGAGGCAATCGATCCAGTACGAGGCATCACCAATCACAGCTCAGGAAAAATGGGTTTTGCTATTGCACGAGCTGCTATTGAAGCTGGCGCTCAAGTCCATCTAATTGCGGGTCCTTGCGATCTTGAGACCCCGCTACTGGCGACCGGACAAATTATTCGCACGAATGTCATCAGCGCAAAAGAAATGCATGCGGCTACGCTTAGCGCAACCGACTATGATGTCTTTTTTGCAGTAGCCGCTGTAGCTGACTGGGGCATCGCCAAACCAGCAAAAGAAAAGATGAAACGCCAAGGCAATCAGGCGCCCACCCTCGAATTTGTTGCCAACCCAGATATTCTTCTAGATGTCGCAAAAACAGTGAAGACGAAGTCAGGCAAACCTTATCCTTACTGCGTCGGTTTCGCGGCTGAGTCAACTGATCTTGAAAAACATGCTACCGAGAAACGCAAACGCAAAGGCATTCCAATGGTTGTTGGCAACATTGGCCCAGATACCTTTGGCAGCGATCTCAATCAATTATTGGTCGTTGATTCTGCTGGTAGCAAAAAAATTGCTAAGGCTGAAAAACTTCAGCTTGCCCGTCAACTCATTCAGTTAGTTGCCAAGAAAATCTAA